DNA from Geobacter sulfurreducens PCA:
GCCAGAGTGTCGCCCGGAGCGCCGCTCCCCTCATGGCGTCCCTCCGTTTGCCGGCCCAACCGGGCCCGGCTTGTCCAGCCAGGGCTCGTAGAGGACCATGCCGATGCCCGGCTCCTGGCGGCCGTCAAAGATCGTCCCGCCCGGATCCCCCTCGCCCCACCAGTTGCCCCGGGCGTTCACGTCCTGGTCGTTGAAATCGCCGATCCGCATGTTGTAGCCGCTGTTGCCCACGAGACTGTTGCCCGTCACCGTCAGCCCGCCCCCCTTCTCCCGCACGAAGATCCCCGTTTCATTCGCCGTGATCAGGTTCTCCGCGATGAGGGCGTTGCCGATGTACGAGCGGATGCCGATGGTGTTGTCCCGAAAGATCGAGCGGCGGATCCGGACCGGGCCGCTTCTGAAGCGCATGCCGCCGTAATTGTGCCGAATCAGGCAATCGGTGACGGCGAGATCCGTGAAATGACTGTGAATGCCCCAGGTGGCGTACTCGACGATGCAGTTGGAGATGACGCTTCCCGTGGCGTATTCCAGCAGGATTTCGTTCCAGTCGGAGGGCCCTTTGCGGTCGACTGAGGTGAACCGGATCGTGCCGTCCCGTTGTCCCGATGCAAGGAGCTTGCCCTTGATCTCAAGGCCGGTGCCGGCGGCGAACTGCACCGTTGTTCCCGGGGCAACGGTCAGGGCCGCGCCGGGGAGTACCGTCGTGGGGACGGCCACGGTGATGACGCCGCGCCAGACCGTATCGGCGGCCACGGTCGCCAGCGGCCAGACAAAGGGGGTGGGAGCGGCCCCCGGCCGGCCGTAATCGACACGCCCCAGCCGCGGATCGTCCCGCTGGTCGTTGATCACCAGGGCCGGGTCCCGTCCCCCCCACCAGTTGCCGGGGGCGGAAACATCGCCGCTACCGTCCAGATCGATGGCATAGAGACCGTTCCCGGCGAAATTGTTGCCGCTGATGATCCCGGCAAAGGACAGGATTCCCATCCCCCGTTCGCCGTTGTCGGCAATCAGGTTCCCCGTGATCAGGGAGCCGGAATCCTGGATGTTGAAGCCGCTCAGGCCGTTGGCCGTCACCGCGTTGCCTGCGAACTCGACAGAGTCGACGTTTTTCAGGGAGATGCCCGTTTCGGCGTTGCCGGAGATGCTGTTGCGGTTGACCTCGCCGTGGTAGAGATCGGCCGCCATGAGGCCGAACCGGTTGCCGTCGAACAGGTTCTCCCTGACCGTTACCGCTCCTTCGCGCAGGCGGAGCCCTTCCCTGCCGTTGGCCACGATCCTGTTCCCGCGGACCGTGAGGGTGGTGCGGAAGAAATTCCCTCCCACCTGGTTGCCGCAGAGCAGGTTGTCCACCAGTTCAACCTCAGAATCGCGCCCCTGAACCCCGCTCTTATTGCCGCAAAGGGTGTTGCCGTGCAAGGCCACCACCGACTCCTGGAACTGGATGCCGCGGTAATTGTTCGTGAGGGTGGTGTTGTGGATCGCCACCGTGGAGAAGTGGAAGTGAAGTCCCCGGTAGGCGTGCTCAATCCGGCAGTGTTCCACCAGGTTCTGGCCTGCCGAGCTGTTCATGATGTTGACGGCATCCCAGTCGCCCATGCGCCGGTCCTTTTCGGCGGAACGGAAGGTGATGGGCCGGTCGGGAGTCCCCTTGGCCAAAAGGCGCCCCTGGATCATGATCCCGTTTTCGCCGATGCCGTCGCCGTTGGTGTCCCGCCGGGTAAACTCGACGATCGTTCCCGGCAGGATGACCAGGCGGCTCCCCTCCGGCACCCTCACCGTGCCGTCCACCAGGATTCTCCCCTGCCACAGGGTCTCGCCCAGCAGGACCATGTCCTGGTACCGGCGGCTGACCGGCGCCTCCTCGTTGACCGGCGGCCCCTTCGGCAGGGTGTGGGGCCGGACCGCTGCCGTGTGGGCGTCTTTCTTCCGGTTGCGGGCCACCTCGGTGGCATGGGCGGTCACCCGGGCACCCTGAAGGGATAGGACGCCGTAATCGTTCTCGATGATCCTCGCCCCCTCCACCGTGATCCGCGACGCTGCCCCCTGCGCCACCAGGCCGTACCGGTTTTCCCGAAGCGTCGACGAGGAGAGATGCAGCGTCCCCTCCGCCACGGAGATCCCGCTGTCGGCGTCGGCGACCAGGCATTCCCTGATGGCGGCGGTGCCGCCGTCGATGAGGATTCCCGCCCAGCTTCCCGCCCTCTTCTCCTGGCCGGAAAACCGGACCGGAGCCGTCACGGTGCCCTCAACCGCCAGCCTCCCCCGGATGGTTATCTCCGTGAGGGGCGAGAGATATTCGGGGTCGGTCTTGGTGCTTTCCGCGGCCGCGACCGTGACGACGGTGCCGGCCCGGACGGTCAGGGTGACCCCCTCGGGCACGACGACGTCTTCCGTGACCGTGACGTTCCCCTGCCAGACCGTATCGGACGTTATCACCCCGGCGATCGCGCCGGCGGGGAGGCCGAACAGCAGGGCGGACAGCAGCGTCAGGGAAAGGGCGGCGATTCTGGCGAGCGACATGGGTTCGAGCATAGTCTCACAAAAAGCAAAAGAGGTGCCGACGAATACGGTTCGGCACCTCTTTTAGGGATTGTGATCGGTTTCTCAGCAGGGATGAACCACTGCGCTCCCGACAACCCTCGGACGAATATAGCTTTTTTTCTTCACCTGATTTTCCTCCTTTGTTTCCGTGCGTACCGCACTCTGTGCATCTGCCGGGAACGACCTTCCGGCCGATGCCCTTATCGTTCCGGTGCCGGGCTCGCAGCCGCCGATGATTTCGCCGGCTGCCCTGCTCCGGTCTCGCCTGCTACTTGTCGTCGGACCAGCGCGGCGTCGGCTGGAAGTGGCAACTGACGTTCCAGCAACTGCCGGTGGCATCCGGGGACTGCTTCGAGTACCACTGTCCCTTATCAGCGTTGAACTTGTACGTCGGATCGATCTTCACGTTCACTGCCGACTTCTTCTGCTGGGTGCTGCCGCCGGCCCAGACCGACTCGTCGCCCACGTGGGCCGCGGCACCGTCGTAGTGGCAGGTGAGGCATGGGGTGAAGCCCTGGGACGGCCGCAGGTTCGACATGAGGTGACCCAGCTTCACGTGGGCGCCGCCGCCGCCCGAGTAGTTCTCGAGACGTGCCGTCGAGTAGTTGGCCTGGCTGGCAACGAAGCCCTTGGGTGTCGGCGGGTAGCCGTGACACTCGTCGCAAGCCTTAGGCTTGAAGGCAAACGTGTTGCGGTGGGAGTGGCAGTTCAGGCAGCCGGTTGTGGGGTGGCCGGATCCTTCGTTGACGCCGCGCCGATAATGGCTCGTTTTGGTGTGGCAGGTCTGGCATACGCCGCGGTACGGAGCCTGTAGCTGCACGAGATCGGCCGTGGTGGCATAGCTGATGGTGGAGGTCAGTGCCCCGAAAACAAGGGTGGTCCGGACCATGGCCCGGTTGCCGGTGCCGTGGACGTCATGGCAGGTCTTGCACTCCATGGTGTAGTTGCCCAGGTCCACGGCATGGCGGGTCACGTTGCGCCTGGTGGCGGTGGGGACCTTGATGGCGTCATTGTGGCAGCCTGCGCAGAGGGTGTAGTCGTTCACGGCGATCCGCTTCTGGTCGCCCGAAGTGCCGTTGATGTGCCCGCTGTCGGCATCGTGACAGCTTGCGCACTGGCGGCTGGCGTTGAAGCCGGCCCCGGCCTGGCCGTGGCCGCTGGCGGTGAAATTCGTTTTTGCCGGTGCGGTCTTGCCGCCGATGACCGAGAGGAGCCCCGTGTGACAACTTTCGCAGGTCACGCGGCCCGAGGTCCAGGTGGCGCCGTTCTTGTGGCAACTGGACGTACAGTTGGCCGAAACCACCTGGACGGAGCCGTTCACGTGGGTGATCGCCGTTGAGGTCGTGTAGGTGTGGCAGCTCTGGCAGGCGGATACCGTTGCCCCCAGGATGGCCTTGGGACCATAGCCGAGGGTCAGGTGGGCCGCGTGGCCGTTGGTCCCGATGGTCTGGGCGCTCGTGGCGGCGATGGTGGGGGTGGCGTAGTGGCACTTACCGCACGCGCCGGTCGTCGGATCGACCCACTGGGGAGTCGTCACCGGCGCGCCGCCGCGGCCGTCGCCGTGGCATCCGGCAACGCTGCAGGTCGCCGTGTTCACATTGTAGGTACCGCTGCCGACGTTGATGGTTCCCCGGGCGACGCCGTTGAAGACGACGGTTTTCACGCCATCCACGTGGACCGATTTGTCCTTGATGGTGGAGGGGCCGCTGAGCGTCGCGTAGTGGCAGTTCTGGCAGTTCATGATCCCTGCGTTGAAGTGGGCCGGGTGGGCGTTGGTCAGGGGAAATGCCGCGTGGCACGAACTGCAGCCCGACAGCTTGCCCACGCCGTTGCCCCACGTGAACGTC
Protein-coding regions in this window:
- a CDS encoding right-handed parallel beta-helix repeat-containing protein — encoded protein: MSLARIAALSLTLLSALLFGLPAGAIAGVITSDTVWQGNVTVTEDVVVPEGVTLTVRAGTVVTVAAAESTKTDPEYLSPLTEITIRGRLAVEGTVTAPVRFSGQEKRAGSWAGILIDGGTAAIRECLVADADSGISVAEGTLHLSSSTLRENRYGLVAQGAASRITVEGARIIENDYGVLSLQGARVTAHATEVARNRKKDAHTAAVRPHTLPKGPPVNEEAPVSRRYQDMVLLGETLWQGRILVDGTVRVPEGSRLVILPGTIVEFTRRDTNGDGIGENGIMIQGRLLAKGTPDRPITFRSAEKDRRMGDWDAVNIMNSSAGQNLVEHCRIEHAYRGLHFHFSTVAIHNTTLTNNYRGIQFQESVVALHGNTLCGNKSGVQGRDSEVELVDNLLCGNQVGGNFFRTTLTVRGNRIVANGREGLRLREGAVTVRENLFDGNRFGLMAADLYHGEVNRNSISGNAETGISLKNVDSVEFAGNAVTANGLSGFNIQDSGSLITGNLIADNGERGMGILSFAGIISGNNFAGNGLYAIDLDGSGDVSAPGNWWGGRDPALVINDQRDDPRLGRVDYGRPGAAPTPFVWPLATVAADTVWRGVITVAVPTTVLPGAALTVAPGTTVQFAAGTGLEIKGKLLASGQRDGTIRFTSVDRKGPSDWNEILLEYATGSVISNCIVEYATWGIHSHFTDLAVTDCLIRHNYGGMRFRSGPVRIRRSIFRDNTIGIRSYIGNALIAENLITANETGIFVREKGGGLTVTGNSLVGNSGYNMRIGDFNDQDVNARGNWWGEGDPGGTIFDGRQEPGIGMVLYEPWLDKPGPVGPANGGTP
- a CDS encoding multiheme c-type cytochrome — translated: MNGILQRTFVTALVTLFVPIAAWAIDYPHELGSVKGYKCSSCHTVHSTLGSTGYNNVCLTCHNPSDPYGSGKPFAMTDFANPFRTWTSARPAVTYQTSHNWIGKDVVPKAGAVAPTDVRLTKSLLIGTVSCARCHNIHDLYSSAYNSKPFLRVRNDEDQLCLDCHRPRKTVDHTRGSHPVTVNYSTKAAARPDEFYSPPRNSNPANPTSAMRMSRSGAVVCTTCHGVHYTDSNSRTFDNASSARMGLLSTSRGMLLRTDLKGRTVSDPNICTNCHKSADDPANTTARVKNHNGTKNQNVQCADCHGGHVDEADGTAPNAYLINRYMNISTQYGAVRNAKVMYQYTSVTRKNWNKDAFGVCLACHSPLPGTIGQHSSTNAADCRSCHTHSQGFSANCTQCHGFPPTVNTAGGPSGYGKDGVRDYSTSGVFKNETQTPHARHAGGGANYSIACDQCHKGFSHNTGTFQDVFVDKTGIIASIGSGANPTYNPAGNGTCTATYCHSDGAPRNASLQAVVGAPGNTTFTWGNGVGKLSGCSSCHAAFPLTNAHPAHFNAGIMNCQNCHYATLSGPSTIKDKSVHVDGVKTVVFNGVARGTINVGSGTYNVNTATCSVAGCHGDGRGGAPVTTPQWVDPTTGACGKCHYATPTIAATSAQTIGTNGHAAHLTLGYGPKAILGATVSACQSCHTYTTSTAITHVNGSVQVVSANCTSSCHKNGATWTSGRVTCESCHTGLLSVIGGKTAPAKTNFTASGHGQAGAGFNASRQCASCHDADSGHINGTSGDQKRIAVNDYTLCAGCHNDAIKVPTATRRNVTRHAVDLGNYTMECKTCHDVHGTGNRAMVRTTLVFGALTSTISYATTADLVQLQAPYRGVCQTCHTKTSHYRRGVNEGSGHPTTGCLNCHSHRNTFAFKPKACDECHGYPPTPKGFVASQANYSTARLENYSGGGGAHVKLGHLMSNLRPSQGFTPCLTCHYDGAAAHVGDESVWAGGSTQQKKSAVNVKIDPTYKFNADKGQWYSKQSPDATGSCWNVSCHFQPTPRWSDDK